ACCATTGTGGCGAGTGAATTTTTCGCTATGCGCCTTCATCCAGGGGAACGAGCTGTGCAGCAATGCACGTTGCCGTTGTTCTGGCGAAATACTCCATCCGAGAAACTCCAGAATCTGGTCGATGCAGCCGGGTAAATCCAGTTTCATATCTTCATAGCGCAACCACAACACGTTTTCATCGTGTCTGTGTGGCCACCAGCTTTTGACGTTGCGATACCAGGCACCAAAACCCAGCCAGTCCTCTACATATTGATCGAAGGTAGGCGGCTCGCCTATGCCACGCCGCGCCCGCGCCTCGTCGGTCAAATCCTGCAGATGATGATAAAAGCTCACGCAGCAGTCGCGTGGGTCACGGGAACTAAGTATGACTTTGACCGTGTCGATGCCGGGCGTCTGCTCATATGTACAATGGGTCTTGAATACACGCGGATTATTTATGGTCTCAAAGTCCGCCAAAACCTCCTGCCAGCTGCGACCGATTTGCGGCCATTCTATCCAAGGCACCACATCGTTAATCGACTCAAAACTGTCATCACCTCCGGATTTCAGCTGATACAGTATTTGCTGCATCCAGGTGGTGCCCGCCTTTGGTGC
The nucleotide sequence above comes from Gammaproteobacteria bacterium. Encoded proteins:
- a CDS encoding sulfotransferase domain-containing protein, whose translation is MSQKLDPRWGHASPFHDPYALANFRPRASDVLITTAPKAGTTWMQQILYQLKSGGDDSFESINDVVPWIEWPQIGRSWQEVLADFETINNPRVFKTHCTYEQTPGIDTVKVILSSRDPRDCCVSFYHHLQDLTDEARARRGIGEPPTFDQYVEDWLGFGAWYRNVKSWWPHRHDENVLWLRYEDMKLDLPGCIDQILEFLGWSISPEQRQRALLHSSFPWMKAHSEKFTRHNGDTKPLFKPGGFIRRGQVGDHRTLLSDEHQRRILRRAGEELEPECLSFLGLDIAARSLGV